A stretch of DNA from Paenibacillus albus:
GCAGTTTGTGGATGTTATGTTGAGACAAATGAACAGCGTATCAAATTGAGGTAAGTTTCTTGTTTGGCCATGGCAGAAGAAAGGGTATCTTCTAAGTGATGGTAAGATGGTTTACCTGAAATTTCGCTCGAGTATGAACTTAATTTGTTCTATTTTACCCCGTGGTATGTATCGGTTGATGAGGATTAGGTCTTCAAAAGGTACAAAGCAGTATTTAGCATGTGAGCCATCAACAATCAGCTTATTAGCGAGTATCCATTGCCTCTTGCCGGACCATTCTAACGTACGTGTCCGTCATTCTAACATAGAGGCAGGGATCGTTCATTATGGCTAAGCTTCTGTATATTACTGCGCATCCGCACGATCATCAAGCTTCGTACAGTATGGCTGTCGGTCAAGCATTCATTGAATCTTACCGCGAATCACATCCGCAGGATGAAATCGTGCATTTGGACTTGTACAAGATGGATATTCCGCATATTGATGCGGATGTATTCAGCGGCTGGGGCAAGCTTCGCAGCGGCGGGGAGTTCAGCTCATTGTCAGGCGATGAACAGAAGAAGGTCGCGAGGCTAGGCGAAATTGTAGAGCAGTTCGTCTCAGGAGACAAGTATGTATTCGTCACGCCAATGTGGAACTTCTCTTATCCGCCGATCATGAAGGCCTATATTGACTCGATCTGCGTAGCGGGCAAAACCTTCAGCTATACCAAGGAAGGACCTGTCGGGCTGCTCAAAGGGAAGTCTGCTATTCATATTCAAGCGCGAGGCGGCGTTTATACGGAAGGTCCTGCGGCAGGACTGGAATGCGGCCATCGCCACTTGAATGCAATCATGATGTTCGTCGGCATTACCGATTTCAAAGGAATCTTCGTTGAGGGCATGAACGCGATGCCGGAGAATGCCGCGGAGATTAAGGAAAAAGCGATTGCCGAAGCGAAGAAGGAAGCAAAGGTGTTTGGCGCTGCCGCTACCGCAAAGGTATAACCAATTCTGTCGGTAATTTGAATTGAAAGCTAAGCTCCTCCCGGCGCCTATGCGAATGGAGGAGCTTGGTTTACATAGGCCGAGTAGGAAATACATAGAATATTGAGGTTTCGCATGAACGGGAACAACTAATCCGTATTGATTTGATTTCCCAATTATTGTTTGATACAATCAATTCTCGTTTTTCTGTCATGTGGAGGTGGAATACAGTGAGTCATAAATCACAGGATTGGCAGCAGGAACAGGCACGAGTGAATGATGTCACGAAACAGATTCGAGCCAAGATTAGCTCGCTCGAAGAATCAACCTCGGAAACGATGTCCGAAATGGTCGATATCCGCAAAAACTTCTGGGATGACGTAACCGTTAACTTCGAGGATTCCGCGGAGATGGCGGAGACCTATGCGAGCTTAAAGCAGCAAGCTGAGATTCTCTCGGAGCGCGAGCGGACTCATCGCCATGCCGCTTTGCAGCTGCGCACGTTAAGAAAGCTGAAGTCCTCGCCGTATTTTGGCCGGATCGATTTTGCAGAGAATGGGGAGCCTGTCGATCAGGTTTATCTCGGAATCGCGTCCCTTCGGGATGATAAAGATGAGAACTATCTGATCTATGATTGGCGCGCGCCGATTGCCAGCCTTTATTACGATTATCCGCCAGGACCTGCGGTTGTTGAGACGCCGATGGGGTTGATCTCCGGTGAACTAAAGTTAAAGCGTCAGTTCGTTATCCGTGACGGAGAGATCCGCAGTCTATTCGATACAGGCGTTACGATCGGTGACGAGCTGCTTCAAGAAGTGCTCGGCAAGCAATCCGACGCTTCGATGAAGAGCATCGTCGGCACGATTCAGAAGGAGCAGAATCGGATTATTCGCAATGAGCGCAGCCGACTGCTGCTTGTTCAAGGTGCAGCGGGCAGCGGCAAGACTTCAGCCGCGCTGCAGCGGGTCGCATATCTGCTGTACCGATTCCGCGGCACGCTGAAAGCAGACCAGATCGTACTATTCTCGCCGAATCCGATGTTTAACAGCTATGTGTCCACTGTGCTGCCTGAGCTGGGCGAAGAGAATATGCAGCAGACGACGTTCCATGCGTACCTCACAGCCCGGATTGGCAGATCGTTTAAACTGGAGAATCCTTATGCGCAGCTGGAATATGCACTGACCGGGATGGATGATCCGGAGTATAATCCGCGAATGGCCGGCATTCAATATAAAGCGTCAGCAAGCTTCGTGGCGCTCATCGACCAATACTTAGTTAAGCTTGGATCGGAAGGTCTTGTATTCCGTGACATCGCGTTTCGAGATGAAATTGTCGTCTCCGCAGCGGACATTCATCAGTATTTCTATGCGCTTGATCACAGCATCGCGATTCCGAACCGCCTTCGGCTTGTTGCAGAGTGGCTGCTCAGCCAATTGCACGAAAGGCAGAAAGCTGCGCTCGAAGAGGAATGGGTGGACGAAGCTGTCGAGCTGCTCGACAAAGAGACCTACTTGAAAGCGTATCAGAGCGTCCGCAAGAACAAGCGGAATAGCCGCGACGACTCATTCGACGACTTCGATAGGGAGCGTGAACTGCTGGGCAAATATGTCGTAACGGAGCAATTCAAACCGATTCGCTCCAGGTTGCGGAAGCTTGCTTTTGTTGACCTGCGTGCTTCGTATGTGAACTTGTTTCGCGATCCAGCGTTCGCCGCTTCCTTAATTGCGGAGTCTGGCACTGATTCTATTGGTGGCGTAGACGTAGAACTGCCCTCAGAATGGAATGAAATTTGTGCATGGACGATCTCGAAGCTGATGAATCGTATGATGCCATATGAAGATGCGACACCGTTTCTGTATGTCGTTGAACGGATTCGGGGCTTCCAAACGAACACTTCGGTTCGGCATGTCATCGTTGATGAAGCGCAGGACTATACGGCGTTCCAGTTTGCTTATATGAAGCGACTATTCCCGTTCAGCCGCGTGACGGCACTTGGAGACTTGAATCAATCCATTAATGCGCATACGGCGGCAGATGGAATGATGGGCTTTAGTGCTCTTGCAGCGCTGTATCCGGCAGAGGAAACCGAGACGATTATTTTGCGTCAAAGCTACCGTTCGACGAGGCCGATCGTGGAGTTCACGAGCACGCTCATACCGGGCGGCGAAGAGATTCAGCCGTTCAATCGTGACGGGCTCAGGCCAACTTTGACTATTGCGAGGGATCGTCATGAGCTTCATGAGCGCATTGTGGAGCGTATACAGCAGCTTAATCGAGAAGGCAATCGGACGATTGCCGTCATATGCAAAACAGCAGCTCAAAGCGCTGAAGCGTACGAGGCTTTACGGGAGCAGCTGCCGATCCGTTTGATCGAGCGGGAAACGTCAACTTTTGCTCCGGGGTAGTCGTGATTCCATCTTATCTGGCAAAAGGTGTAGAGTTTGACGCCGTTCTGGTGTATGATGCATCTGACCATCCAGCAACCGGCTATCAGCAAGAGCGCGAGCGGAGACTATTCTACACCGTATGTACACGTGCGATGCATGAGCTGCATCTGTTCGTCTCCGGCTCTGAGCGAGTGAGCCCATTCATTGGGGAAGCAGCACTCGATGGACGAGGTCAGACTATCCATTAACACTATCACCAGAAAGAGGTATCATTCGTGGAATATTTAAAAGCTAATACGAGCGAGCTGCTTGAAGAAGCAATTACCGTTCGTTTCGAAGTGTTTGTCAATGAACAAAAAGTGCCTGCTGACTTGGAGCGGGATGAATATGATGATACACCGGAGTCCTGCCATCATTTTGTCGTGAAGGATAATGGAAAAGCGGTTGCAGCCGGCAGATGGAAAGAATATGAGCCTGGTGTTGCGAAGATGCAGCGTATTGCAGTTCTGCTTCCATACCGAGGGCACGGAATCGGCAAGAAATTGATCGAAGTGATGGAGCAGGATGCGAAGGCGTCTGGATATTCCGCTGCATTCCTTGGTGCGCAGTGCACTGCGGAAGGCTTCTATCAGAAGCTTGGTTACTCGACCGTATCGGATGAGCCATTCCTTGATGCGAATATCCCGCATGTAAATATGCGCAAACCGTTATAATGTAAATTCGCGCCCGTGCGTGGCCCACAGACATCCCATTCGAGCAGGTCGTGCGTTTGCTTGGATTGGGATGTTTTTGTTATGAAACTTAGGAGGGCGCATCTATGAAACGCTTGCTGCTAATAGGCTTCTATATTGCCGTCATCATCGCCGTATGGAGCAACCGGACCGAGCTGATTGCTTGGATGCGGGACGGGGATGTGCCGGTTCTGCTGCTTCTGCTGCTGGTCATCGGATTGGCGTGCATACCTATTATCCCGTTCAGTGTCGTAATCGGCACGATGGGCTATCTATATGGACCGCTGCTTGGCGCGCTTATTAGCTTAATCGGAGCATGGATTGCTGCGCTGCTGCTATATGGGTTATTTCGGTATGCGCTTCGCGAACGCGGACGAGCCATGCTGCGGCGCTATCAATTAACGGAGCGGTGGACCGTAATGGTGGAGAAATATCCGTTTCGTTCCATCGTGCTCGCAAGACTGATGCCCATTGTGCCGCAAGTGGCGGTCAATATCTATGCAGCGGTCGTAACGATCCCTTTCCTGAGCTATGCAGGCGCATCGTTTCTAGGCAAAATCCCCGGTATGCTCGTATTCGCATTCATCGGCGGAAGTGTTGTGTCAGGCTGGCAATCGTTGCTGCTGGCAGCAGCTGTGTACATCGTGTTCCTGCTCACGGTATACGTGGCGATACGCTGGTGGAATGCTCGCGAGGCTTAAGGGTGATTTTCCAAAATCTAGCGATCCTGCTATAATGTTGCTCATAGCTGAAGCTAATATTGCTAGAGTAACTTAAGAGGGAGATCGGCCTGAAATGAAGAACCGGAATACAATTGTTGTTGCTGCATTGCTCACCGTTATTGTCGTGCTGTTATATCAGATGTTGAACCTCAAGCAGGAGCTTCGCAACACCGCTATCGTTACGAGCGGTAACCAGCAAGTTATGATGAATGGGACACTTGGACTCTACAATAACAATAGCGTAACGTCAGGCAGTTCGGGGGATGGGTTCTGGCTGTATAAGGTTGATGAACAGCAGGTCTACTATTTCACTTATGATAAAGATTTGAAGAAGATTGTTCAGGTTGTGAGGAACATTAACCAGTAGCGGTATCCAGGATAGGTTGAGTAATAGAAGAATGTAATGTTTTCGTGACATTGCACTCTTCTTTTTTGTTTCCAGATATTTCTTGAATTGCTATAATGGGAGGATATCTCGGTACTTAAGAAAAACCAAGTTTTTTCAAAGGGGGGGAGTTCAATGAAGATCAGCGTAGGTGTGCAAGCCGTAATTTTCCAAGGTAATAGTGTGCTAACGATTAAGAAAATAGATGATGACGGTGAGGTCTGTCACATTCTCCCTGGAGGTAAGCAAGAGTTTGGTGAGACAATGGAGCAAGCTCTACGCCGCGAAGTATTTGAAGAAGTTGGCATTCAAGTAGAGGTCCACGAATTATTATTCCTTCGAGAATTTATAAGCGCAAATCATATAAATGCGGAAGAGAATGGCGAGTTGCATATCGTCAGCCCGATATTCTTATGCCGCATGCATCCAGACGATGTGATCCCCCAAACTCCGCCTAATCCTGATCCAGACCAGATCGGAGTGGAATGGATTGATCTAAACGGATTATCTAGCTTAAAATTCTATCCGCAGGAATTAGTACCGCGATTAATTGAAAGCGCTGTCTCGAATATTCAGTTGAATTGTTATGTTGGCGATATGAATTAATGCTGGAAGAAGTCAGGATCACAGGGGAATTCCACTGTCAGTTGAATTTTGGTGCGCAAACCATTTCAACCAATGCTTGATAGTGTCCGAATCGAGGCTGTGCTATTCTGAGCTCGGGCAAATCGTAATTATCAATCGCAACTACTCGAAGGG
This window harbors:
- a CDS encoding TVP38/TMEM64 family protein — protein: MKRLLLIGFYIAVIIAVWSNRTELIAWMRDGDVPVLLLLLLVIGLACIPIIPFSVVIGTMGYLYGPLLGALISLIGAWIAALLLYGLFRYALRERGRAMLRRYQLTERWTVMVEKYPFRSIVLARLMPIVPQVAVNIYAAVVTIPFLSYAGASFLGKIPGMLVFAFIGGSVVSGWQSLLLAAAVYIVFLLTVYVAIRWWNAREA
- a CDS encoding NUDIX domain-containing protein; this translates as MKISVGVQAVIFQGNSVLTIKKIDDDGEVCHILPGGKQEFGETMEQALRREVFEEVGIQVEVHELLFLREFISANHINAEENGELHIVSPIFLCRMHPDDVIPQTPPNPDPDQIGVEWIDLNGLSSLKFYPQELVPRLIESAVSNIQLNCYVGDMN
- a CDS encoding GNAT family N-acetyltransferase; translated protein: MEYLKANTSELLEEAITVRFEVFVNEQKVPADLERDEYDDTPESCHHFVVKDNGKAVAAGRWKEYEPGVAKMQRIAVLLPYRGHGIGKKLIEVMEQDAKASGYSAAFLGAQCTAEGFYQKLGYSTVSDEPFLDANIPHVNMRKPL
- a CDS encoding FMN-dependent NADH-azoreductase yields the protein MAKLLYITAHPHDHQASYSMAVGQAFIESYRESHPQDEIVHLDLYKMDIPHIDADVFSGWGKLRSGGEFSSLSGDEQKKVARLGEIVEQFVSGDKYVFVTPMWNFSYPPIMKAYIDSICVAGKTFSYTKEGPVGLLKGKSAIHIQARGGVYTEGPAAGLECGHRHLNAIMMFVGITDFKGIFVEGMNAMPENAAEIKEKAIAEAKKEAKVFGAAATAKV